The Streptomyces puniciscabiei genomic interval CGAACGGTTGGTGTCCGCGGGCCGTACCAGCTGCACCGGGTGCTCATCGACGGTGCGGGTGAACAGGTCCTCCCGCTGGGCCGGGTCCGTGGTCGTCACCAGCCGCCCTCACCTCTCGTCCGGGCCTTCCGCCGAACCGGTAGCCGCATCCACGCCCTCACGCGATCATGGCAGCAACCGCAGTCTCTCCGGGAGGAATCCGCCCCATGCCGAACAAGAATCAGGCCCGCCGGCTCACTCCGGGCCCGGAACGCGACAAGCTCGCGGCTGACCTGAAGAAGAAATACGACTCCGGCGCGAGTATCCGGGCACTGGCGGAGGAGACCGGCCGCAGTTACGGCGGCGTGCACCGCCTGCTCGAAGACGCCGGGGCGACCTTCAGATCCCGTGGCGGAGCCCCGCGCCGCACCGCGTCCTGACCTGCGGGCTTCACCGTTCGTTCGGCTGGTCGATGGTGAAGGCACTGCCTGCGTGGGTCAGCCGTAGCAGCCTCGCCAGCGGGTGCGGGACCGCGCACAGCCGCAGGTCTCTGCCGCTGGCCTTCGCCGTCCGGGCGGCGGCCAGCAGCGCGGACAGGCCGGTGCAGTCGCAGAACGTCAGCCCGCCGCAGTCCACCACCACGCTGCGGTGATCGGCCAGGGCGGATCGGAGGGTGTCCCGGACATCCGGGGCGCTGACCACGTCGAGGTCCCCGGCCACGGTCACCCGGCAGCGACCGGGCCCGGTCGGCTGTACAGCGACGTGGAGAGTGTCGTGCACGGCGCCCCCAGTCAGCGACGCGGACGGTGTGTGTCCAGGAGAACCCTCAACCCGCGGGGATGTCTACACCCGGCGCGGCCGGCCCGGGGCCGGGGCGGAAGCGGCCTTCACGGCCCGGGCGGCTTGCCGTCCGCGCACGCTGCGCACGGGCACTGCGCGGCTGCACCGCTGGGAGTGCGGTCCAGCCGGGCGGGCGGCTGTGCGGGCTGCACAGGACCCGCAGGCTGCGCAGGACCCGCGGGCTGTGGAGGCGCCGGGGCCTGGCGACCGGTCCGCCCGCCCGTCTCGTCATCCTGCTGCCCTGGCGGGAGCTAGCCGCCCGCGGCATGCCAGCACCGCACCACCGGCTCCCCGAACAGCTCATAGACGCTCACCTGGGCAGGTCATGCACTACGACGGACACCACCGCGAGGATCACGGTGGCCACCGAGATGGCGACT includes:
- a CDS encoding helix-turn-helix domain-containing protein; protein product: MPNKNQARRLTPGPERDKLAADLKKKYDSGASIRALAEETGRSYGGVHRLLEDAGATFRSRGGAPRRTAS
- a CDS encoding STAS domain-containing protein — encoded protein: MHDTLHVAVQPTGPGRCRVTVAGDLDVVSAPDVRDTLRSALADHRSVVVDCGGLTFCDCTGLSALLAAARTAKASGRDLRLCAVPHPLARLLRLTHAGSAFTIDQPNER